In Sander vitreus isolate 19-12246 chromosome 7, sanVit1, whole genome shotgun sequence, a genomic segment contains:
- the cebpb gene encoding CCAAT/enhancer-binding protein beta — MEVAGFYDEGGFAIHSRDSIISPTSNGSYWKLGDSMTELGIEERERAIDFSVYLDSALHCPQLAAQTHHHHHHQQQQQQQQQGDVFSDFLAESKIKRVAALHNYKNYSLLNELETNQCDNLRDPRESYALGYAELQETRVDSVLSPELIGSRYRAAAAAAAAAERDDSPEDVKMENGSSGFDMRSYLHYQSTSGSIGNISTASSTCSSPPGTPAPSGKSRSPSHSGKMSSGKSKKRLDKDSDEYRVRRERNNLAVRKSRDKAKMRNLETQHKVLELAAENDRLQKRVEQLSRELATLRNLLSATGQC, encoded by the coding sequence ATGGAAGTGGCCGGCTTCTACGACGAGGGCGGATTTGCTATCCACAGTAGAGACAGCATTATCAGTCCCACCAGCAACGGCTCATACTGGAAACTCGGCGACTCGATGACGGAGCTGGGCATTGAAGAGCGGGAGAGAGCGATAGACTTCAGCGTTTACCTGGATTCAGCTTTGCACTGCCCGCAACTGGCGGCGCAGacgcaccaccaccaccaccaccagcagcagcagcagcagcagcagcagggggacGTTTTCTCAGATTTCCTGGCGGAGAGCAAAATCAAGAGAGTTGCAGCTTTACATAACTACAAGAACTATTCGCTGTTGAACGAGCTGGAGACGAATCAGTGCGACAACTTGAGAGACCCCAGGGAGTCCTACGCGCTGGGTTACGCTGAGCTGCAGGAGACCCGTGTGGATAGTGTGCTCAGCCCTGAACTCATCGGGAGCCGCTAcagagctgctgctgccgccgctgctgccgctgAAAGAGACGACAGTCCGGAAGACGTGAAGATGGAGAACGGGTCGTCTGGTTTTGACATGAGGTCCTACCTTCATTACCAGTCCACCAGCGGCAGTATTGGTAACATCTCCACCGCGTCCTCGACTTGCTCCAGCCCGCCCGGCACACCTGCACCGTCAGGTAAAAGCAGGTCACCATCGCACAGTGGCAAAATGTCCAGCGGGAAATCAAAGAAACGCCTTGACAAGGACAGTGACGAGTACAGGGTGAGGCGGGAGAGGAACAACCTCGCAGTGAGGAAGAGCAGGGACAAAGCCAAAATGCGCAACTTGGAGACCCAACATAAAGTGCTGGAACTGGCTGCGGAGAACGATCGTTTACAAAAGCGTGTAGAGCAGCTGTCCAGAGAGCTGGCCACCCTACGCAACCTGCTCTCTGCCACCGGACAATGTTAG